A genomic window from Solanum dulcamara chromosome 11, daSolDulc1.2, whole genome shotgun sequence includes:
- the LOC129872406 gene encoding uncharacterized protein LOC129872406 has product MASQPGVDIAQVQAYAQGVEERHKRRQPDRWFDRIQAKRARSAGYPGEFRSERFQQSSRYPSQPARSVPPQFPGGRVESTRYLGPSQSSRASGACFSCGRQGHIARECPFKNTPGGIAQPTGSVAGSSSSVSMRPIGRGMQIPAGRGRGHGGISSSGGPSNHIYALASRQDQEASPKVVTASCRANVDCRNKVVRFQFPGESIVEWTGNTASPKGIAESSVMEKVKRCQYQDPVITKYRDEILR; this is encoded by the exons atggcttctcagccaggcgtGGACATTGCCCAggtacaagcatatgcccaaggggtagaagagcgacataaGAGGCGTCAGCCTGACAGATGGTTTGATAGAATTCAGGCTAAAAGGGCTAGGTCAGCTGGTTATCCAGGAGAATTTCGCAGCGAGCGATTCCAGCAATCTAGTAggtatccctcccagccagctcggaGTGTACCTCCACAGTTTCCAGGTGGAAGAGTTGAGAGCACCAGATATTTGGGGCCTAGTCAAAGCTCCAGAGCATCAG GTGcctgtttttcttgtggccgccaaggccatattgcgaGGGAATGTCCGTTTAAAAATACTCCAGGTGGTATagctcagccaactgggtcggttgcgggttcttcttcttctgtgtctATGCGCCCGATAGGGCGGGGTATGCAGATACcggcaggccgtggtagaggtcatGGTGGAATTTCTAGTTCTGGCGGCCCTTCTAATCATATATATGCTTTGGCTAGTAGACAAGATCAGGAAGCGTCGCCAAAAGTAGtcacag cttcatgTCGTGCCAATGTAGACTGTAGAAATAAAGTAGTTCGGTTCCAGTTTCCAGGTGAATCAATTGTTGAGTGGACAGGAAATACGGCATCgccgaagg gaattgctgaatcctctGTCATGGAGAAAGTAAAGcgatgtcaataccaggaccctgttATAACGAAGTATAGAGATGAAATTCTCCGATAG